Proteins co-encoded in one Enterococcus mundtii genomic window:
- a CDS encoding recombinase family protein, whose amino-acid sequence MTKYGYARVSTASQSTKEQIQQLIENGVEKKNIFSEKFTGTKRDRPKFNQLLAGLKPGDEIVVTKLDRFARNTREALEIIEPLLDDNVTIKVLNLGTIENTSMGRMVTRTLLSVAEMERDMIVERTQEGKLFAKKNNPNFKEGRPKATITPKKRHAYELITSGKSYKEVEAITGFSRSTLFRIKKQIEASD is encoded by the coding sequence ATGACAAAATATGGCTATGCACGTGTCTCAACCGCTTCTCAAAGTACAAAGGAGCAGATTCAACAGCTGATTGAGAACGGTGTTGAGAAGAAGAATATTTTTTCTGAAAAATTTACAGGTACGAAACGAGATCGACCAAAGTTTAATCAGCTGTTGGCTGGTCTGAAGCCTGGAGACGAAATCGTTGTTACGAAACTTGATCGATTCGCCCGTAATACAAGAGAAGCACTAGAGATTATTGAACCTTTACTCGATGATAATGTCACGATTAAGGTATTGAATCTTGGAACGATCGAAAATACGTCAATGGGTCGAATGGTTACACGCACGTTGTTGAGTGTAGCTGAAATGGAACGTGATATGATTGTAGAACGTACTCAGGAAGGGAAATTGTTTGCGAAAAAGAATAATCCTAATTTTAAAGAGGGACGTCCGAAAGCAACAATCACACCAAAGAAGAGGCACGCATATGAATTGATTACTTCCGGTAAATCGTATAAAGAAGTTGAAGCCATAACAGGTTTCAGTCGTAGCACGCTTTTTAGAATTAAGAAACAAATAGAAGCAAGTGATTAG
- a CDS encoding helix-turn-helix domain-containing protein, which translates to MRELQLSFITNAETRRWMRILSIIEREHHFTIVALSERLMISQRTLVKDIQAIRSYFGENIELLSLYKGFRFDERDRVKYQEKKEALLENEILFEIVGTIFWGQPVALAELAHHYSYAESTLRRFLARIEPILASYRLSLTFTPVNFQGKEADIRKFFFDFYYNSEQTPHTIRPPEHLHKLVLDELSNQLGEYELGTGTTVSAFYYHLYITMIRVQHNHFVTVPKWLKATDYQEKDFQLLYSLQDRINQDFEIYLPKEECAWLHLSIIAKRTIDRSDQEITFGQRFNCWAGLEQVVSAYLSDPFFEQWDTDILGHFMTSFFVSRLVNEALSPLLNKELKEVHDMVEKKHSQIHKINTQFLSTHSKALPISSSTFEDVAVSFTLYMDMVFRYYQPVKQILFLLEGDYLVVQSIRIEAREQLGDHHHLLFVKLQEFLPEQLNNEKIDLIVTNYRPYLSDDSLETDYVLINSQPTTKDWTMVKHQLNPLTDQLSF; encoded by the coding sequence GTGCGAGAACTACAGCTCTCATTTATCACGAATGCGGAGACTCGTCGTTGGATGCGAATCTTATCGATTATTGAGCGAGAACATCATTTTACGATCGTGGCACTTAGTGAACGCTTAATGATTTCTCAACGCACATTGGTTAAAGATATTCAAGCAATTAGAAGCTATTTTGGTGAAAACATTGAATTGCTTTCCTTGTACAAGGGGTTTCGTTTTGATGAACGAGACCGCGTCAAGTACCAAGAAAAAAAAGAAGCACTCTTAGAGAATGAAATTCTTTTTGAGATCGTCGGCACTATTTTTTGGGGACAGCCGGTGGCATTGGCTGAATTGGCCCATCACTACAGTTATGCAGAAAGTACGCTCCGTCGATTTCTAGCGAGAATCGAACCAATCTTGGCCTCATATCGCTTGAGCTTGACCTTCACTCCGGTCAATTTCCAGGGGAAAGAAGCCGATATCCGAAAGTTCTTTTTTGATTTTTATTACAATAGTGAACAGACGCCCCATACGATTCGGCCTCCAGAGCACCTGCACAAATTAGTCTTAGACGAACTATCCAATCAATTAGGTGAGTATGAGTTGGGCACAGGGACGACGGTTTCAGCCTTTTATTATCACCTATATATCACCATGATCCGCGTCCAACACAATCATTTTGTCACGGTGCCAAAGTGGTTGAAGGCGACCGATTATCAAGAAAAGGACTTTCAATTGCTTTATTCCTTGCAGGATAGGATCAATCAAGACTTTGAGATTTATCTTCCGAAGGAAGAATGTGCATGGCTCCACCTTTCGATCATTGCCAAGCGAACGATCGATCGCTCTGATCAGGAAATCACATTTGGCCAACGGTTCAACTGTTGGGCAGGGCTTGAGCAGGTCGTTTCAGCGTATTTGTCAGATCCATTTTTTGAGCAATGGGATACGGACATACTCGGGCACTTTATGACATCATTTTTTGTGTCACGTTTGGTGAATGAAGCCTTGAGTCCACTATTGAATAAAGAGTTAAAAGAAGTACATGACATGGTAGAAAAAAAACACAGTCAGATCCATAAAATCAATACTCAATTCTTGTCAACCCATTCAAAGGCCCTTCCGATTTCTTCCAGTACCTTTGAAGACGTGGCGGTGAGCTTTACCTTATACATGGATATGGTCTTTCGTTATTACCAACCCGTCAAACAAATTTTGTTTTTATTGGAGGGTGACTACTTAGTGGTTCAATCGATTCGCATAGAGGCCCGTGAACAGCTAGGGGACCACCATCACTTACTGTTTGTAAAGTTACAGGAATTTCTACCGGAACAATTAAATAACGAAAAGATCGATCTGATCGTGACGAATTATCGCCCCTATCTTTCGGACGATAGTCTAGAAACAGACTATGTGTTGATCAATAGTCAGCCGACAACCAAAGATTGGACAATGGTCAAACACCAATTGAATCCATTGACGGATCAGCTTTCATTTTAA
- the fic gene encoding protein adenylyltransferase Fic, producing MILENKLGLTNQVELAKAEEKISKQKAKELYDSGKINEIEVGTFKGLSEIHDFLFSEIYDFAGKIRTVNIAKGNFRFAPVMYLEHSLKHIDQMPQTSFEDIINKYVEMNIAHPFREGNGRSTRIWLDLILKEELQKVVDWNLIDKTDYLSAMERSPINDLEIRYLISNALTDQIDDRELYMKGIDVSYFYEGYSEYTIDDL from the coding sequence ATGATTTTAGAGAATAAATTGGGTTTGACCAATCAAGTTGAGTTGGCCAAAGCTGAAGAGAAAATCAGTAAGCAAAAAGCAAAAGAATTATACGATTCTGGAAAAATAAATGAAATCGAAGTCGGTACGTTTAAAGGCTTATCTGAAATTCATGATTTTCTCTTTTCAGAGATTTATGATTTTGCAGGAAAAATTCGGACGGTCAATATCGCAAAAGGAAATTTTCGTTTCGCACCGGTCATGTACCTGGAACATTCGTTAAAGCATATTGATCAAATGCCACAAACTTCTTTTGAAGATATTATTAATAAATACGTGGAGATGAATATCGCTCACCCTTTTCGTGAAGGGAATGGACGAAGTACTAGAATTTGGCTAGATCTCATTTTAAAGGAAGAATTGCAAAAAGTTGTTGACTGGAACTTGATCGATAAAACAGACTATCTTTCTGCAATGGAGCGAAGTCCCATAAACGATTTGGAGATACGCTATCTAATTTCCAATGCCCTGACTGATCAAATCGACGATCGCGAGTTATATATGAAAGGAATCGATGTCAGCTATTTTTATGAAGGATACTCTGAGTATACGATAGATGATTTGTAA
- a CDS encoding Y-family DNA polymerase, whose product MLDYSNEPVNDYFLIDIKSFYASVECVERNLDPLTTPLVVMSRADNTGSGLTLAASPTAKSKYGITNVSRPRDLPYPLPKELHIVPPRMNLYIKKNMEVNSIFRQYVADEDLLIYSIDESILKVTKSLNLFTTPGTRSERRKQLARQIQLHVYRQTGLIATVGVGDNPVLAKLALDNEAKHNKGFVAEWTYQNVPEKIWTIKEMTDFWGIGSRMKKRLNHMGILSIKDLANWDPYALKRQLGVIGLQLYFHANGIDRTDIAEPPEPTKEKSYGNSQVLPKDYTRKEEVEIVVKEMAEQVAARIRQHNCKTGCVRLYIGTSILETKSGFSHQMKIPLTDNTKELQYYCLYLFNKYYEKQEVRHVGITYSKLVYTDSLQLDLFSDPQQQINEEKLDKIIDKIRQKYGFTAIVHASSKLEGARSITRSTLVGGHPGGNGGLNND is encoded by the coding sequence ATGCTTGATTACTCAAATGAGCCAGTCAATGATTACTTTTTGATCGATATAAAAAGTTTTTATGCGAGCGTTGAATGTGTCGAAAGAAATTTAGATCCATTAACAACGCCTTTAGTTGTGATGAGTCGAGCAGATAATACTGGATCAGGACTAACTTTAGCCGCTTCACCAACTGCCAAAAGTAAATACGGAATCACAAACGTTAGTAGACCTCGTGATCTACCGTATCCTTTGCCTAAAGAATTACACATTGTACCACCAAGGATGAACTTATATATCAAAAAAAATATGGAAGTAAATAGTATATTTCGGCAATACGTCGCAGATGAAGACTTATTGATTTATTCCATCGATGAGTCGATTCTAAAGGTAACAAAATCGCTGAACTTATTTACGACACCTGGTACAAGAAGCGAGAGGCGAAAACAGCTCGCAAGACAGATACAGTTACACGTTTACCGTCAAACTGGTTTGATCGCAACCGTCGGTGTCGGTGATAATCCTGTTTTAGCTAAATTAGCCTTAGATAATGAAGCCAAGCATAATAAGGGATTTGTTGCGGAATGGACGTATCAAAATGTGCCAGAAAAAATTTGGACGATTAAAGAAATGACGGATTTTTGGGGTATCGGATCACGAATGAAAAAAAGACTAAATCATATGGGAATCTTGAGTATCAAAGATTTAGCCAATTGGGACCCATACGCGCTCAAGAGGCAATTAGGTGTGATAGGACTACAGCTCTATTTTCATGCGAATGGGATAGATCGAACGGATATCGCAGAACCGCCAGAACCGACCAAGGAGAAATCTTATGGAAATTCTCAGGTGCTACCGAAGGATTATACGAGGAAAGAAGAAGTCGAGATCGTGGTGAAGGAAATGGCGGAACAAGTGGCTGCACGTATTCGACAACATAATTGCAAGACTGGTTGTGTTCGCTTGTATATAGGTACGTCGATCCTGGAAACAAAGTCAGGGTTTTCGCACCAAATGAAAATCCCACTCACTGATAATACGAAAGAGCTTCAGTACTATTGCCTTTATCTCTTCAACAAGTATTACGAAAAACAAGAAGTAAGGCACGTTGGAATTACTTATAGTAAGCTTGTTTATACGGATTCGCTTCAGCTAGATTTGTTTAGTGATCCACAACAACAGATTAATGAAGAAAAACTAGATAAGATCATCGACAAGATTCGACAGAAATATGGTTTTACGGCAATTGTCCACGCTTCTTCTAAGTTAGAAGGCGCACGTAGCATTACTAGAAGTACGTTAGTCGGTGGACATCCAGGAGGAAACGGAGGGCTTAATAATGATTGA
- a CDS encoding polysaccharide deacetylase family protein, translating to MKRLLITIFGILILTLLVGILYNYLMNQVYKKDQTNFEMQIEKIIKKEFFNHDMAQIGKSKSGDNKYNKYNMYYTTSEKEHIIKQLEAQTKEASKQMKDSRSMVLSYVNEQKVNDKIIKRQLVTKKYVWDEKTKCLNYFGEVKAIAEILLSKNRNNSRLKDIVNDEGDFLAIKRIIQEQVLDRHASLKSILDDEKINQVLMDDFLTNSSKITIFSHSVEIMFDKEIVGMKKINVSFEKIFPFINPEIAYDRDVSKKEIDKKRKYVALTFDDGPNDTSTIKLLEKLKAEKVKATFFVLGQMVDKNPEVAEQIIREGHELGSHSYTHPDLTHLSPDKIKEEVLKTDKAVFRATGVLPRHFRPPYGAVNRSVAKSIGLPIIQWNVDSEDWKVKDKDLIVNKVMNTVKNGSIILIHDIHDLSVESIPKMVNQLRKSGYEFVTVSELLSHGQKPMNQYFGINDSREIK from the coding sequence ATGAAAAGATTATTAATAACTATATTCGGTATATTGATTCTTACTTTATTAGTGGGTATTCTATATAACTACCTAATGAATCAAGTTTATAAAAAAGATCAAACAAATTTTGAAATGCAAATCGAAAAAATAATTAAAAAAGAGTTTTTTAATCATGATATGGCTCAAATTGGAAAGTCAAAGAGTGGTGATAATAAATACAATAAATATAATATGTACTATACTACGTCTGAAAAAGAACATATTATAAAACAATTGGAAGCTCAAACAAAGGAGGCTTCGAAGCAAATGAAGGATTCCCGGTCAATGGTTCTTTCATACGTCAACGAACAAAAGGTGAATGATAAGATTATTAAACGACAATTAGTGACAAAAAAATATGTTTGGGATGAAAAAACAAAGTGTTTAAATTATTTTGGCGAAGTGAAAGCAATCGCGGAGATACTTTTATCCAAAAATCGAAATAACTCACGATTAAAAGATATTGTCAATGATGAAGGAGATTTTCTAGCAATAAAAAGAATCATACAAGAACAAGTACTCGACAGACATGCTAGTTTAAAATCAATACTGGATGATGAAAAAATAAACCAAGTGCTCATGGATGATTTTTTAACTAATAGTAGTAAAATTACCATTTTTTCTCATTCAGTAGAAATTATGTTTGATAAAGAAATTGTTGGAATGAAAAAAATAAATGTAAGCTTTGAAAAAATATTTCCATTTATTAATCCGGAAATCGCTTATGATAGAGATGTATCGAAAAAGGAAATAGATAAAAAAAGAAAATATGTCGCACTCACGTTTGATGATGGACCTAACGATACATCTACTATTAAATTATTAGAAAAGCTCAAAGCAGAAAAGGTAAAAGCGACCTTTTTTGTTTTAGGACAGATGGTTGATAAGAATCCAGAAGTCGCAGAACAAATTATACGAGAAGGTCATGAGCTTGGTAGTCATTCCTACACTCATCCAGATTTAACCCATTTGAGCCCTGACAAAATCAAAGAAGAAGTTTTGAAGACTGATAAAGCAGTTTTTCGTGCTACAGGGGTATTGCCCAGACATTTTCGACCACCATACGGAGCTGTAAACAGATCAGTGGCAAAAAGCATTGGATTGCCTATTATCCAATGGAATGTAGACTCTGAAGATTGGAAAGTTAAAGATAAAGATTTGATTGTAAATAAGGTAATGAACACTGTTAAAAATGGATCAATCATTTTGATTCATGATATCCATGATCTATCTGTAGAATCCATCCCCAAAATGGTGAATCAACTAAGAAAAAGTGGGTATGAATTTGTGACTGTAAGCGAATTGCTCTCCCACGGTCAAAAACCAATGAATCAATATTTTGGTATAAATGATAGCAGAGAAATTAAATAG
- a CDS encoding DUF7006 family protein — MTAFTTQKDYLQGFQSTFEAVEKRENTVLNDYLTDQIRHLNTLVNQISSRNFWEVWPKILGIDAKISLVAELINFEDFSSEDILQIVETDYQTYFIELCGYDLSMETKHSMIFNVM, encoded by the coding sequence ATGACCGCGTTTACTACCCAAAAAGACTATCTTCAGGGATTTCAAAGCACCTTTGAAGCAGTCGAGAAACGAGAAAACACCGTCCTGAACGACTATTTGACCGATCAGATTCGCCATTTGAATACCTTAGTCAACCAAATTTCTAGTCGAAATTTCTGGGAAGTTTGGCCGAAGATTTTAGGGATCGATGCGAAGATCAGCTTAGTGGCTGAGTTGATCAATTTTGAAGATTTTTCAAGTGAAGATATCTTGCAAATAGTGGAAACGGATTATCAGACCTATTTCATAGAACTGTGCGGGTATGATCTAAGCATGGAAACGAAACATTCGATGATATTCAATGTGATGTGA
- a CDS encoding WxL domain-containing protein: MTTRLRRPMLVLGTTLLIIQAVFMPVGMVYAETTMDIEEQELMELPPMKNYLEEELMELPPMKNYLEEELISDPRFFFTRSRMQGTAEESLQVTFFSDQEVSEARVFLPEEATLLKDQLPTGTSVEEGAQPNEWIVQSERAQNTFVLPLVFGEAGNYELSVEETTAHLEISEKEETSEEVPVEAIESSEDYLTEQEELKEENGIEEEEENEQPVEEVREPESEAPQEQQTNEEETDEATRVAEPTVFDGETAAVATMAEFREAVGNPDIGIISVQANLTAATEHVLTVDRPLLIQGNGYTLTFGINAFYFQLEEVTQASTIRLENATLTKVGVTPLIISTVESSKNWTVELEDITEVNANTMRLASLPEGSIHFTGGVSNFTRTTSAQMFIEAKEVLATNQAEVTISRGNTTVFFSSATVADPKLTVEQGATVTITTTAGTANTIDLRGKNPEIALQNGNLSVSTIGLSTGTIPTNSTNNAVVLSGTVPKITVHQDSLFTVRTTLTKRGIHLVGDNAQLEVNNSNLSVVSATQAALNIAGESPRLVLDSSNINITSTTGPRINLIGANPLLSLASTEMIMNASTGQGIHLQGTTPQVKLDNSQLLVTDTSASQGMILQGTDALLSLSNKSELSIIGAGTGSLQNIQIGTNAARPKLLIEDSSKLLINTGSTTTVPTVSSSNQIHVWGADANVTIQSNATLKTVSTVGWQTGLRVTGTNSLVTVNSGNIYTENSNLFFTDVESVLFENNSTIDLFMNRRLRIPLDTRAHLDGYSSLIYIDSQHIEINILTQSVMRIENDFGQAITTNIDEIGVPIIKFVIDDSEVDISGGTEQTPLIWIQANELEFVLRNQANVNMEKIGTSVAWSAQAWNSPNVLSLWAAGSNPNINFQIENSSLNLQSDNGVPLYLVNRAGSTGTHLAKIVIKEGSSFQVISKKNYAIVYHLGSRAGLDYGIFELNNPLFYEIESGSNLPGIAVLGTPSNVDMSMIGENTKLSLWRKSGSRPELPDLSYSSSFNFEVSGLGGLTTVIKSTDSNFNNTILGSSGLSEFSKLSATNARWAIADELRVPTNADKKIHGRVSIPVRLGESRPAVDDEAIVTVEVESPLGEKKKEYTGTTVGHTNGSPGISIYGEEPRGGLFEIDLEEPLEAGSKVRISKVELTSGELMDGFEHQILTDTVEVFPIIPPTPAQFSSSIIAQDSTTIQGMTDNLDAEVSATHNGEPLNTEKVTVEADGRFTLDLSEISLEMDDEIQVFLRDTEGSAKEAGVINPPETNNNRGNINPVTEFTFHDVTFEPATILIVGDMGPVSPVDPLDPEIDVNPENQPQLPEDQGLLSIDFISSFTFGSQAISAQTKRYYAQPQRLLNLDGTLNDAEERPNYIQVSDRRPENERKGWTLAVTQNNQFMDRQGNQLRGAHLVLNNQQFASVQENGEPTLQNQDGAVLIPEQKMPLVTARNGQGAGTWIYRFGDGESAGESVALEVPPTADPRTTTYQTTLTWELSAVPDN; this comes from the coding sequence ATGACCACGAGATTGAGACGACCGATGCTTGTGTTAGGAACGACCCTCTTGATTATACAAGCGGTATTCATGCCTGTCGGCATGGTCTACGCAGAGACAACGATGGACATTGAGGAACAAGAACTAATGGAACTTCCGCCAATGAAAAATTATCTGGAGGAAGAACTAATGGAACTTCCGCCAATGAAAAATTATCTGGAGGAAGAACTGATCAGTGATCCGCGCTTCTTCTTCACTCGTTCCAGGATGCAAGGAACGGCAGAAGAATCCCTTCAAGTGACATTCTTTTCTGATCAAGAAGTGTCTGAAGCACGAGTCTTCTTACCAGAAGAAGCAACGCTTTTGAAAGATCAATTACCAACAGGTACCTCAGTTGAGGAAGGAGCACAGCCTAACGAATGGATCGTTCAGTCAGAACGTGCACAAAATACATTTGTCCTTCCTCTAGTCTTTGGAGAAGCGGGAAACTATGAATTGTCGGTAGAAGAAACGACGGCTCATCTAGAGATCAGTGAGAAAGAAGAGACGAGTGAGGAAGTCCCGGTCGAAGCAATAGAATCGTCCGAGGATTATCTAACTGAACAAGAGGAATTAAAAGAAGAAAATGGAATAGAAGAAGAGGAAGAAAATGAACAACCTGTAGAAGAAGTACGTGAGCCTGAATCAGAAGCTCCGCAGGAGCAACAAACCAATGAGGAAGAGACCGATGAGGCGACACGAGTGGCTGAACCGACCGTCTTTGATGGAGAAACAGCAGCAGTCGCTACGATGGCAGAATTCAGAGAAGCAGTTGGCAATCCTGATATTGGGATCATTTCTGTTCAAGCCAATTTGACAGCGGCTACCGAACACGTATTAACTGTGGATCGTCCGTTACTTATCCAAGGGAATGGATATACATTGACTTTTGGTATCAATGCGTTTTACTTTCAACTAGAAGAAGTAACACAAGCAAGCACCATTCGACTTGAAAATGCGACACTGACAAAAGTTGGTGTTACACCATTAATCATATCAACGGTAGAAAGTAGTAAAAATTGGACCGTTGAATTGGAAGATATAACTGAAGTGAATGCGAATACCATGCGATTAGCCTCTCTTCCGGAAGGAAGCATTCACTTTACAGGTGGTGTATCAAACTTTACACGTACAACTTCTGCACAAATGTTCATCGAGGCAAAAGAAGTCTTAGCAACCAATCAAGCAGAAGTCACTATTAGTCGAGGGAATACGACGGTCTTCTTTTCTTCTGCTACAGTGGCGGATCCAAAGCTTACGGTAGAACAGGGCGCAACCGTGACGATCACAACTACCGCAGGAACGGCGAATACGATTGATCTAAGAGGAAAAAATCCCGAAATAGCTCTTCAAAACGGGAATTTATCAGTAAGTACAATAGGACTATCTACTGGAACAATCCCAACAAACTCAACAAACAACGCGGTCGTCCTTTCTGGCACAGTTCCTAAGATTACTGTTCATCAAGATAGTTTGTTTACAGTTAGAACCACGTTGACAAAAAGAGGAATTCATTTAGTTGGAGACAATGCGCAGCTAGAGGTTAATAACTCTAATCTATCTGTTGTCTCTGCGACACAAGCAGCGCTAAATATTGCTGGAGAATCACCAAGACTAGTTCTTGATTCATCAAATATAAATATTACAAGCACTACTGGTCCACGAATCAATTTGATTGGTGCCAACCCATTACTATCACTAGCTAGCACGGAGATGATTATGAATGCCTCGACCGGACAAGGCATTCATTTACAGGGAACGACGCCACAAGTAAAGTTAGATAATAGTCAGTTACTTGTGACAGATACCAGTGCTTCGCAAGGGATGATCTTACAAGGAACAGATGCATTACTTTCTTTAAGTAATAAGAGTGAACTATCAATTATAGGTGCAGGGACTGGATCGTTGCAAAATATTCAAATTGGGACTAACGCCGCCCGTCCCAAACTTTTGATAGAGGATTCTTCGAAATTATTAATTAATACAGGAAGCACTACTACTGTTCCGACTGTGTCTTCAAGCAACCAAATTCATGTGTGGGGTGCCGACGCCAATGTCACTATACAAAGTAATGCAACTCTAAAGACAGTCAGTACAGTAGGGTGGCAAACAGGTCTGAGAGTTACGGGAACTAATAGTTTAGTAACTGTTAACTCAGGAAATATTTATACAGAAAATTCAAATCTATTTTTCACGGATGTAGAATCTGTTCTTTTTGAAAATAATAGCACTATCGATTTATTTATGAATCGACGGCTTCGTATACCTCTAGACACCCGTGCACATTTAGATGGTTACTCCTCTTTAATCTATATAGATTCACAACATATAGAGATAAACATTTTGACGCAAAGTGTCATGAGAATCGAAAACGATTTTGGACAAGCTATTACAACAAATATAGATGAAATTGGTGTGCCAATCATAAAATTTGTAATAGATGATTCTGAAGTTGATATTTCAGGAGGAACGGAGCAAACACCACTTATTTGGATACAAGCAAATGAGCTAGAGTTCGTCCTTCGTAATCAAGCAAACGTCAACATGGAAAAGATTGGCACATCTGTGGCATGGAGTGCACAGGCCTGGAATTCACCAAATGTTTTATCTTTATGGGCGGCAGGAAGTAATCCCAATATTAATTTTCAGATTGAAAATAGCTCACTTAATCTTCAATCAGATAATGGAGTTCCCCTATATTTAGTAAATCGAGCTGGAAGCACAGGTACTCACTTGGCAAAAATTGTGATCAAAGAAGGATCATCTTTTCAAGTAATAAGCAAAAAAAATTATGCGATTGTATATCATCTAGGATCGAGAGCTGGATTAGACTACGGTATTTTTGAATTAAATAATCCTTTGTTTTATGAGATAGAATCGGGTTCGAACCTTCCAGGTATAGCGGTTCTTGGCACCCCGAGCAATGTAGATATGAGCATGATTGGAGAAAATACGAAGTTATCACTTTGGAGAAAGAGTGGATCTCGACCAGAACTTCCAGATCTTTCCTATTCAAGTAGTTTCAACTTCGAAGTTTCTGGTTTAGGAGGCCTTACCACTGTTATTAAATCGACTGATTCAAACTTCAATAATACCATATTAGGAAGTTCCGGACTAAGTGAATTCTCAAAACTATCTGCTACAAATGCTAGGTGGGCAATCGCAGATGAACTTAGAGTCCCAACCAACGCTGATAAGAAAATTCATGGGCGAGTGAGTATTCCAGTAAGGCTAGGTGAGAGTCGTCCTGCAGTGGATGATGAAGCCATTGTTACCGTAGAAGTAGAATCACCTTTAGGTGAAAAGAAAAAAGAATATACAGGGACAACAGTTGGGCATACGAATGGATCACCAGGAATCAGTATCTACGGCGAAGAGCCACGTGGCGGTCTCTTTGAAATCGATTTGGAAGAACCGCTAGAAGCCGGATCGAAAGTTCGAATCAGTAAAGTCGAATTAACCAGTGGCGAACTTATGGATGGATTCGAACACCAGATTTTAACAGATACGGTTGAGGTCTTTCCAATCATACCGCCAACACCGGCACAGTTTTCTTCATCCATCATTGCGCAAGACAGTACTACGATCCAAGGGATGACGGATAATCTAGATGCTGAAGTAAGCGCCACGCACAACGGGGAACCTCTCAATACTGAAAAAGTAACGGTAGAAGCGGACGGACGGTTTACACTAGATTTGAGTGAGATTTCTTTAGAAATGGATGATGAGATCCAAGTTTTCTTACGAGATACCGAAGGATCCGCAAAAGAAGCCGGTGTTATCAATCCCCCGGAAACAAATAATAATCGCGGAAATATCAACCCAGTCACTGAATTCACGTTTCACGATGTAACCTTTGAACCGGCTACGATATTAATAGTTGGGGATATGGGGCCTGTATCACCAGTCGATCCTCTGGATCCAGAAATTGATGTGAATCCAGAAAATCAACCGCAGCTTCCTGAGGACCAAGGGCTGTTGAGTATTGATTTCATTTCGTCTTTTACCTTCGGTTCACAAGCCATTTCTGCTCAGACCAAGCGCTACTATGCACAACCGCAACGCTTATTGAATCTTGATGGGACCCTCAATGATGCCGAAGAACGACCAAACTACATCCAAGTCAGTGATCGTCGACCAGAGAACGAACGCAAGGGATGGACACTAGCGGTCACACAAAACAATCAGTTTATGGATCGTCAAGGCAATCAACTGAGAGGTGCACATCTGGTGCTGAATAACCAACAATTTGCTTCTGTTCAAGAAAATGGGGAACCGACACTCCAAAACCAAGATGGCGCTGTCTTGATCCCAGAACAAAAGATGCCTCTTGTGACCGCACGCAACGGCCAAGGCGCAGGGACTTGGATCTATCGTTTTGGTGATGGAGAAAGTGCAGGAGAAAGTGTTGCCCTTGAAGTGCCGCCAACGGCGGATCCTAGAACAACGACCTATCAAACGACCCTCACGTGGGAGTTGAGTGCTGTACCGGATAACTAG